In the Candidatus Nitrospira nitrificans genome, one interval contains:
- a CDS encoding class I SAM-dependent methyltransferase gives MAQGRSGTIRLESVFSVEFLHVIREFEYGKVVERLSPGIRILEIGGGTGYQAKRLKEDGYVVDSIDMPDSNYVGQLEFPVQPYDGRNIPFPDDSFDVVFSSNVLEHVLDLPYLQAEIKRVLKPGGYCVHLMPSGAWRFWTNMAHYTELVQRLLGLAPRLLPKGFSKSARSDAMSVLRLMVSTAKHYAIVPRHGETGNALTEIKTFSSRHWREHFTNQLFTVDEATAVGLFYTGHMVLGPRLSLKSRQKASKWLGSACVIYVVRPA, from the coding sequence TTGGCGCAGGGTCGGTCTGGAACGATAAGGCTCGAATCAGTGTTTAGTGTTGAATTTCTACATGTTATTCGAGAGTTTGAATACGGAAAAGTAGTCGAGCGACTCTCCCCGGGTATCCGCATACTGGAGATCGGTGGCGGCACAGGTTATCAGGCAAAGCGCCTCAAGGAAGATGGCTACGTTGTTGACTCTATCGACATGCCTGACTCCAACTATGTCGGCCAATTGGAGTTTCCTGTTCAGCCTTACGACGGCCGAAATATTCCCTTTCCCGATGATAGTTTTGACGTAGTGTTTTCTTCCAATGTCTTGGAGCATGTCCTTGATCTGCCGTATCTGCAAGCCGAGATCAAGAGAGTCCTGAAGCCAGGCGGCTACTGCGTGCATCTCATGCCCTCCGGCGCATGGCGTTTCTGGACCAATATGGCTCACTATACGGAACTTGTTCAGCGGCTGCTTGGGTTGGCCCCTCGCCTGCTTCCCAAAGGGTTTTCAAAGTCCGCGCGTTCTGATGCCATGAGCGTGCTGCGCTTGATGGTAAGTACGGCTAAGCACTATGCAATAGTTCCGCGCCACGGTGAGACCGGCAATGCGCTGACCGAGATCAAGACCTTCAGCTCACGTCATTGGAGAGAACATTTCACAAACCAACTTTTCACCGTCGACGAGGCCACGGCTGTCGGGCTTTTCTACACAGGCCATATGGTGCTTGGCCCACGTCTCTCGTTGAAATCCAGGCAGAAAGCGTCCAAGTGGCTCGGCAGCGCCTGCGTAATCTACGTGGTCCGGCCTGCCTAG
- a CDS encoding glycosyltransferase family 4 protein, translating into MGLFHQGVITPEVVAFEDGPLRGKYASHGIAVQVVPGILHKVSTLTRLSVEVDRLALRIQEAGVGLVWVNTLLNFPAVLAAEQAGVPSVWILRESEQWDRYFCFLPDPVAQRAIAAIGLPRKVVFVAHATRKVWEPFDTRQSFTVIHNGINLDRFSVRNDAAERVRCRDALGLKPDSIAILSVGTLCDRKGQRDLVEAFSMLPDALSRRIQILLVGDGRGAYAAALKKRCHALPAPSRDKIRIIPPTELIAEFYAAADLFVLSSKVESFPRVTLEAMAFGLPIITTPVFGVREQVVEGENALFYPPGDSRLLARQIEYLVCDDARRLRMATRSRERMSQMTTFDEMVAAYGGISREAIGCMSR; encoded by the coding sequence GTGGGGCTATTTCATCAGGGAGTGATTACTCCTGAGGTAGTCGCTTTTGAGGATGGGCCATTGCGGGGTAAATATGCGTCGCACGGGATCGCTGTACAGGTCGTCCCCGGTATATTGCATAAAGTTTCAACGCTTACGCGCTTGAGCGTCGAGGTAGATCGTCTTGCCTTACGCATTCAGGAGGCCGGAGTTGGGCTGGTCTGGGTCAATACGCTGCTGAATTTTCCGGCGGTCTTGGCGGCAGAACAGGCCGGTGTGCCGTCGGTCTGGATCCTTCGCGAAAGTGAACAGTGGGATCGATATTTCTGCTTTCTGCCTGATCCGGTTGCACAGCGTGCGATTGCTGCCATTGGGTTGCCGAGAAAAGTTGTCTTCGTTGCGCATGCCACCCGAAAGGTTTGGGAGCCGTTCGACACGCGACAGAGCTTTACTGTGATCCACAACGGAATCAATCTCGACCGGTTTTCTGTTCGGAACGATGCGGCTGAGCGTGTACGCTGTCGTGATGCCTTAGGTTTGAAGCCGGACTCCATCGCAATTCTCTCCGTGGGCACGTTATGTGACAGGAAAGGCCAAAGGGATTTGGTGGAAGCTTTTAGTATGCTGCCCGATGCCCTTTCGCGTCGCATTCAGATACTGCTTGTCGGTGATGGCCGTGGCGCCTACGCGGCTGCTCTCAAAAAGAGATGCCATGCGCTCCCTGCTCCATCGAGAGATAAGATACGGATTATCCCGCCGACTGAGTTGATCGCCGAGTTTTATGCGGCTGCCGATCTCTTTGTCCTGAGTTCAAAAGTAGAGAGCTTTCCGCGAGTCACGCTTGAGGCGATGGCTTTTGGCCTTCCCATTATCACGACGCCTGTATTCGGCGTGCGTGAGCAAGTGGTTGAAGGGGAGAACGCGTTGTTTTACCCCCCCGGTGATAGCCGGTTGCTGGCAAGACAGATTGAGTATTTGGTGTGCGACGATGCCCGTCGGCTCCGGATGGCCACACGTTCACGAGAACGCATGTCGCAGATGACGACATTTGATGAGATGGTTGCTGCCTACGGCGGTATTAGCCGGGAGGCCATCGGATGCATGTCCCGTTAA